Within Enterobacter sp. RHBSTW-00175, the genomic segment GAAATTAACCCCTGTAGTTATCCATTAAGTGTCAGATAAATTAAATTTGCCATTTTTGCTCCGAATTATCAGTTTAAATACTGAATGAAACCTTCATCAGGCACATGTCCTGACAAAGGTTTTTCCTTAGTAAAGCGTATCCGGCAGGCGGAACTGACTGAACAGACCGCCTGCAAACGGGTTATCTTGTGTGTCTGTATGGACACGGTAGGTCATCGTGCCACCGTCCACGCTGAAGCGGGCCGTAAAGGAACCGTCCTGCACGCTGGTCAGTTGTCCTGCACCAAACAGGCGGAACTGTGCCCATGGGCCGTTGAACGCGATACTGCGCGGGGCATTCCCCCCCACGCCAACCAGCGTCAGTTTGCTTTCGTTACCCTCCCGCATACTATTAGGCCACACCAGATGCGCCGTAAAACTACGCCCCTGGGTGTAATCCACCAGTTGACCATCGAGATTCAATACACTGCGGCGCTTGTTGCCCGACATCGACAGAGTTTCCACTGCAAACTGTGTCCCCAGGCCGTTTTGGCGGCTGAAGAAGATGTCGCGAATTTTCTGCGCAGAGTCTAACTGTGTGAGAACATCCTCACGGATAACGACATTGTCATCCTCGTTAATCACCTGACTGTTTTCCACGAAGAGCTTCAGGTTCTGCTGATAAAAGGTATCCAGCACACCCTCTGGTTTAAAGAAACGCTCAAACGCATCCAGCGATGCATCGTCTTTTGCACGAGGATTAAACGGATATTTATCGGCCAGCTGACTGTTAAAGGTTTTAACCACGTTGTCACGCCAGTCCAGTTCCATATAGTGAACGGCTTCAATCAGCACCACATGCCAGGCCTGATCCGCCAACTTGCTCACCCAGCGTTCAAGCGGTGCAGGCAGTGTTTTCGCCATCTGACGGGTGGTGAAAATAGGATCGCTGCTGTTCTGGTCGAGCCGCAGTTGCACGGCCTTCAGGGCTGATTTGCCGGGCACAGGTGCATTCTGTATCGCCAGCAGATAACGGTGCAGTTCGGTCAGTTGCTGGTAAACCGCCTGTAATGTACTGCCCTTATCCTTCTGCTCCTCAAGCGTGCTGTTTTCCTGGGCAAACTCATGCCCGAGGCGATTAAACAATCGCCAGTCCGGTTCGGCCTGAGCCTCTGCACGGGCTTTCTCATCCAGTTTTTCTGGCAATATCAGAGAGCGGGTATTGTCACGCAACGCCGTCAGCACCCGCTGGAAAGGCTGGTCACCACTGATAATTTGCTCCAGTGCACCCGTCACTTCCTTCAGCGATTCATAATTTCGGACGTTCAGGTTATCCATGCCAGCCCGCCAGGTGGCGGTGTAGTCGCTGATATACTGTTCTGTAAGCTGGCGTTGAATTTCAGTACGATCGGCATCGCTGTATGTCACGTTGCGCGTGAGGGCAAGTACCCAGGAGTCCATGGCAGTAAGCGTTACCAACTCATCACGCTGCTTCACAAAATAGCTTTGCAACCCGTACCGGGTCAGAAACTGAGGGATAATCAGTCGGGTATCGTCAGCAGAAACAAATACCTTATCGAAGGTCGGGCCAGTCTGGTCGCGCAGGCTGAGGTCGGCGGGCAGCACGCCCAGCGCCCGTGTTTTCAGGCTCTGGTAAACACGCTGATAAACCGGCAGTTTGCTCAGCTCTTTTTGCGCGGCCGCCACAGTTCTGTCATATGGCATCCACAGATTGATTGCGTCGGCATCGCCAATCTGGCGCTGTGCGTGCCAGTCGGTGTGCGCCAGCGCATAGTCAAGGTGGGACATCAGTTGCGCCTGAATATCCTGCTTTCCGTGGAACTGCTCGCTCCAGCGCCGGGCCATAAACTGCTTCACCACTTCATCATTGCGCCCGCTTTTGTCTTCCAGCATACGGATAACCCGCAACACGGCTAGCTTCTCTTCCGATTCCGGCGGCGCATTATTCAGGTCCTTCATCAACCCGTTGAACAGCGAGGGAAGATAGCGCTGCTCCAGCAGATGCAGGTAGGTCTGCTCCACATATGGGCCAACGCGCCTCCCCTGATACAAGCCCATATCAGCAAACCGGCTTCTGTCACCCCAGTCGCCGTAGGCCAGTGTGGCATCACGAACAGGGTTCAAAAGCGGCAGTTGTAGCTGACCGGATTCATCGGTTCCTTGCGGCGGCGGGACATCCATAAACGACTTCGCCTGTGCGAGCACGTTAAGCCCGGCACGATAGTTTTCGTTGTACCAATGATGCCAGCCTCCGGCGAGCACAAGTGCGATAACCGCGCCACACCCGGTGAAGATACTCATTCGACGGCGGGATCCTGCAAGCCACAGGCGGTTTTCTCCGGCAAAATTCGGCTCGGCAAGCAGGACTTCCGAAAACAGGGTACGGGAAAAATAGGGGGTGCTGTCCACCAGCGGCCATGCGGTCAGCGAATCACTTTGAAGACCATACTGCCGGGCGGCTGACTGGGTGAAGATATCGTCCATCTGCCCGCGTTGCAGGGAAGAGGTCAAATACACGCCGCGAAGCCAGATATCCTGATGTTCGGCATCCAGCAGTGCATCCAGCAGCGAAGCGATGACTTCTCCCGCGCCCTGTATCTGGCGAGAAAAGCTAAATGCCGCACTGCGCGCCGATGAGGACTGGATGAGCATCTGATCCACCAGCGCCTCGTTCATCTGCAGCCCCCATGCCTCCCAGAAAGCGTTCAGTTCAGTACGCCAGTCGTCGCTTTCATGGGCATTACGCGTAAACGTGACTCCCAGAATGCGGTCACGATCACGACGGTCCAGAGCCTGGAACCAGGAAGAAAATCCGGTAAGCAAATCCAGCTTCGTCAGCACAATGTAGACCGGTAACCGGGTATGAAGTGACTGGCGAACTTCCTGTAAGCGAGTTCGCAGCATCTGTACCAGCTTTTCGTGACGCCGTTTGTCTGCTGTCAGTAGATCCGGTAAATCCAGCGTCAGGATCAGGCCGTTCAGCGGCTGGCGCGTGCGTTTCTGCACCAGCCATCCCAGCCATTGTTCGCGCAGGCGTCGATGCAGTATGTCACCGTCGTTCGTTTCCGTCAGTGCTCCGTCGGTATCGAAAACCACCGCCTGTTTGCCGACATACGGTGTGATGCAAACCCGATGCTCTGTTCCCCGCAGAGCATCAGGGGTATAAATGATATCCGCCGGAAATCCTTCTCGCAGAAGCGAGGTTTTTCCACTGCCCGCCGGGCCACTCACCACGTACCAGGGCAGTTGCCACAAGTAACGGCTACTATCCAGGTGACGGTGGAGCCGCAACAACCAGCGGTCAAGATAATGCTGCTGGCGGTTAATCGCGATCGCTAGCGGATCCTGCACTTCCTGGCGCTGCTGCTTCTGCTGTTTCTCAATAAATTGCAGGCGCTTCACCACCCTGACGGTCAGCCAGATAAGTGCCAGCAACCCCCAGACGGTGGTTGCCAGCCAGCGGTTTGTCAGCGGTTTCAGCCATTGCTCACCGTAGAGCGTCCACGCAGGGCCTTTCCACCAGATCCACACCAGCAGAACAATCCATGCCAGCGCCAGCAGCCAGCCCGCTGACACCTTAAGTCGGGGCATTGCCGGTCTGAGCATGGTTCTCATTCCGCTAAACATCCGAGGGGTAGGTATTCTGAACACAAACGCTCCTTGTTATCCTCTGGACCTGTTTTCAAGCTGTTGCAACAGTTCCGGTTCCCAGTCCGCGAGTGTGTAGTGTCGCGCGGCCTGGTACAGAGTGTGGTAATGCTGACGAGCTGTCGTCGCCATGCCGGAGGCATCAAGCAACTGCGCCGTCAGGTATTCCCGGTAAAAATGTATGCGGGGGCCACCCGCCGGTAGCTGTTCGAGCCACGCCAGCGCCGCTTCCAGCCCCTGCTCCTGATGACACTGCCAGACCTGTTGCGTCGTATCATCCGCTGCGGCGACAGACGCCACTGATGCCTGCGACTCATCACTCAACCACTGCCGAGTGGCGTTGCCGATAAACGGCGAACGGTCGTTAAACAACAGGGCATCAAGTGCAGGCAGGCGCATCAGAAAATGGCGAGCCTCATCGCGGATAGCCTGCGCCACCTCGCGGTGCCCCAGGCTCTGCGCAATGCTTGCCGAAAGATGGTGGCCATCCAGCCAATACGGGGCCAGCAGCAGGCTCTGTTCCACCTGTTGCCAGAGAGTGATATCCGCCCGGACAAAGCGCGCCTGATAATCCGCGACCATATCGGTGGAAACGGCGGCAAGCTGCGTCCGCCCGTCACTTTCTGCCTGTGGAGCACTGGTAATGTTTTGCCACAATGCATGGCGGCGCAGGCGGTAACCATGAGCCGATGCAGGCAGGCGCTCGCAAAGGATGGCTGCCACTTTCAGTAGGGTATCGCGCCAGGCTTTGTCATCATGACTTTCGACCGTCACCTCCGATACAGGGGCCTTCTCAACGGTTGCTGCGGGAATGCTCGCGGGTGTAGCTGCGGATTGTGCAGATACTGCTGGGCCACCTTCGTGAAACACTCGTTGATACAACCCGGAAAGATTATCGGTAGAGGTGGCAAGCTCCTGTGCCCCAACCTCCTGCCAGCACAGTGCCAGCTTCGCCAGCTCTCCTAAGAGGGCATCACACAGGTCAGGTGTCGCTGTCGTTGCAAAGCCGGCGATACCGGGTTCGAAACGCTTCAATATTTGTTCGGCAAAACGCTTCTTATTCACCGCGCTCTGCGGCCAGGCGATGGCCCAGTAATGGCTGACATACTGCGTCAACATTCTGAGTGCGAGCAGATAATCGCCTGCATGTTGCAGCGTGCGCAGCAAATGCGACACAAGACGGATGTCCTTGCTCTCAGAGGCAAGAAGCGCCAGCCCTCGTTGCTGAAGCTCCGGTACATCAAGCTGCGCATGATTCAGTGAGCCCAGCTTAACAATCTCACTATCGATGTATTCCCACTGCGGGTTATCGTCACTGAGTTTGCTCGCCTGCTTATCTTCCGGCAGATTTTCCAGCAGATGCGATAGCCAGACCTTCGGGTTTTGTATATCCATATCGTTATTCTCCCGCCCAGTGGCATGCGTCACGCAGTGGCGCAATGGTCTGCGCCAGTCCGTCAATGTTAAAGGTCAGCTTTCCAGCGGCATTGCCAACCCCGGTATCAAGCGTCAGCGTTTTTGCACCGAACAGCTGTTTGATTTCGTCGATACCGGATAGCCCCCTACTGGCTTCCAGCAGAAAGCCGTTCTCACGCACAAACCAGCGAGAACGGAACTGACCCTTGTCAGTTCTCAGCACCAAAGGAATATCGTTTTCACGACGGGGGACAGCGAGCGCCACCTGCATCCGGGTGATGTTATCGACACAACTGAACATCAGCACCGGGCGCGGCGGCAGGCTGCCTATGGCGGGCGTAGTGATAATCACCGTAGGACGCTCGCCCTCAGTGCGGGTTATCAGCAATCCGGTGGAGTTATCCATGCGTTGTTTTTCCTGCTCAAGCGCACGCGTCCACGCCTCACCGTCGTAGCGCGCCTTCACCAGTGCCCCAGCAAACCCCTGTGTCTGCACAGGGGTCAGAATTCGGTCATAGCAGTCCAGACGTTCCAGGGCGGCAGACTCTTTCCGGCAGACGTTCATGGCATCTAGCGTCACCTGTTCATCCCCGGCAAATAAAGGAGATGTCACTAACAGCAGGGGTAGCAGCCAACAGGCTGAAAGTCTCATACCGCGCCTTCTTCCTGTGTTACCGCATCCTCTACTTCGGCGGTAAACACACCGTCCTGCACATCAAGCGTGATAAGGGCAACTGCGGTGTTCGACGCCATTTTCTGCAACAACAGCAGGGAGAGCGGCGGTAACATGTCACCATCGATAACCGACTCCAGCATCCGCGCCCCGTTCTCTGTACGAGTGATGCGGCTCATTATTTCGTCCGTAACTTCAGGTTTAATAATAACTTCAGCACCAAAGCGACTGCGCAGCACTCGGTCCAGTCGCACGAGTTTCCAGGTGATAATCACGGAAAGCGTCTCGCGTGATAGCGGCAGGTATGGCACCACTTCCATACGAGCCAACAGTGCCGGCTTGAAGAAGTCAGCCAGCACCGGATACAAGGCGTCGTGCATCGCGTCCGGGCAGTCCGCATGTTCCACAATCACCTGGTAACCAAGGTTGGAGGTGAGGAAGAAAACGATGTTTTTACAGTCGATTATCCGCCCTTCACCATCGGCCATTTCTCCCTTATCGAAAGCCTGATAGAACAGGTTGAGCACGTCCGGATGCGCTTTTTCCACCTCATCCAGCAGCACCACAGAATAGGGTTTCTGGCGAATAGCTTCGGTCAATATGCCACCCTCGCCGTAACCGACATAGCCAGGCGGCGAGCCAATCAGACGCGAAACAGTATGCTTCTCCTGGAATTCCGACATATTGATGGTCGTGAGATACTGACGTCCGCCATAAAGCAGTTCCGCCAGTTGCAGCACGGTTTCGGTTTTACCTACACCGCTTGGCCCGGCCAGCAGAAACGCACCGAGCGGGCGCCCTGGGCGGCGCAGATCAGCGCGTGCCGTGAGCAAGTGTTTATGCAGATGTTTAATGGCCAACTCCTGGCCCTTGATGGTCTCCCCCAGCCACTGTGGCAGTTCGGTAATGACCGACATTTCGTTCTGTGACAGGCGGTTCAACGGCACACCGGTCCATTCGGCGATAACAGCAGCGATCTGTTTTTTATCCACATGGGGCGATACCAGCTGTTGCGTATGATGCAGCACATCCAGTTCTGCACTCAGTTCAGCCAGGCGAACCGCAGGGATGGTGTTAGGTTCCGGTTGTTCACGCTCTTCGTCGCTATGCGATTTCGCATCTTCAAGTAAACCTTTACGCAGGGCGATAATCTCCTGTACCAGCGTCTGCTGCTGACGCCAGGCAGCGTCCAGAGACCTAAGTTCCGTTTGCGACGTTTCATGCTGCACGCGGACCTCATCAAGCCGAACGCTCTCCGTGCGTAAGCCGATACGGATTTCCCGCTCAAGCTGGCGGATTTCCGCATCAAACTGATGGCACAGGGTAGTTAGCGCAGAAATTTGCTTCGGCGGAGAGGAAAGGTTAATCGCCACGCGGGCGCAGGCAGTGTCTAGAACGTCGATAGCCTTGTCCGGAAGCTGACGGCCGGAGAGGTAGCGCTCGCTTAATGTTGCCGCAGCCTGCAATGCATCATCATCAATCAGCACGCCGTGTGACTGCTCATACACCGACGCAAGACCACGCAGAATAACCGTCGCCTCTGCCGACGTCGGCTCACTCACCTTCACTAACTGGAAGCGACGCGACAACGCAGCATCTTTTTCAAAGTATTTTTTGTACTCGCTCCAGGTTGTGGCCGCGATGGTTTTCAGTTCACCCCGTGCCAGCGCTGGTTTCAGCAGGTTGGAGATATCCAGCCCGCCTTGCTGATTACCCGCACCGATCAGCGTGTGAGCCTCATCGATAAACATGATCACTGGCACTGGCGACTGAATCACTTCCGACATCAGCCCTTTAAAACGTTTTTCAAACTCACCCTTTACGGAGGCGCCAGCCTGCAACGCACCGAGATCCAACGTCATAATGTCGGTATTTTTAAGTTTGTCCGGCACTTGACCGGCAACAATACGTAGCGCCAACCCTTCAATCAGCGCGCTCTTGCCTACACCGGCTTCACCGACTACCACCGGATTGTTCTTACGGCGGCGGCAGAGAATATCAATCATCAGATCAATTTCATTGTCCCGGCAAAGCACCGGATCGAGCTTGCCGTTTCTGGCATCTTCAGTCATGTTTTTCGCGTAACGGGCAAGCAGACTGTCATCCGAACCCACAGCCCTGGTAATGCCGTTGTTGCTGCTCATATCCACCGATTCAGCCGACTCACGCGTCCAGTCAGCGAAATCCTGCTGCAATCTTTCGCGGTTGATACCTGTCAGGAGACGGGCGGCTTCTGGCGGTACATAGCGCGAGGCAGAGTGCAACAGAGCCAGTAGCAGAATACCGCCGCGTAGATCGCCGGACTGCATCTCTGTCGATGCCAGCAACCAGCCATCGCGCAGCCAGTCGACCAGCAGCGGCGAAAAAGCCGGATAGCTGTCCGCGTAACGAGTGGTGGCATAATGTTCCACGGTCAGCGCCTGTTCCAGCTCTGCCACGTCAATTTCCGCTCTCTCGATAATGACACGCAGATCACAACGAGGAATGGCAAGCATCTGTGACATCACATGGCTGACGGTGATTTCTGTTGACTGCTGGCTCATACATGCCGTTGCCGCCATTTCAAGCGCCTGGCGGGAGAATATGTTCAGCCGTTTTACCAGCGAGGAGATATCAATCTGAATCATAGGTGTCCTTACCTGGCAAGCAGTCGGTTTAACTGGTTAAGAATGTCCTGGGTCTGGCCATTCAGGCGAAGAAGATAAAACAGATACACCAGCGCCAGGACAGCGATACCGCCCAGCAGAATGTGTCTGATAGTCAGGCGCTTTATCAGTCGGTAACGCCCTCCCTGAATTTTTTTATCCTGATGCAGTAGCGGAAACGGCGCATCGCCGCGAAGCCCATGCAGAACATGATGCAGACGTCGGTAAATCTGCTCGAACTCATCCTGACCCTGCTCTGCGACCTTATAACGCCCGCGAAAACCCAGTGAAAAACAAAGGTATAAAAACTCCAGCAAATCCTGGTAGCGCTTTGGTTCGCGCATCAAACGCTCCAGCAGGATGAACACCTTCTCTCCACCCCAGGCTTCATTGTGGAAATGGACCAATAGCGATTGTTTGATCCATTCATTTTTATTTGACCAGCCGTTTCCCAGTGCAGCCTCATCAATAAAGGTGCAGAGAATGTAACGAAACGACACGATAACGCCCGGCTCGTAGCCCTGTTCCTGCAACAGCTGCTCCACCGCCTGGACGTCCGTCACTACCTGCGCGAACAGGTGTTCAGGCATCATCTGGCTATTCATCCCAGACAGACGCATCACCATTCCGAGCAGAGGTGTGGCAGCATCGATCATTGGATTGAGGCTGTTGCCGCGAAGAATCAGGCGATACTGACGACCAGGCGGGAAGCTGTCTGATTCAGGAGGGAGAACGAATTCACTCATCGTCTTAACCTCTTATTGCCCACAACTGCATATCCAGCTCCGGGAAATTACCGGAAATATGCATTGCCAGCGCACCCGCTTTCACCACGTCCTGCCATGCGGAACTGCCTTTTTCCAGTTCAAAATAAACATAGCCGTCGTGGTAAGGTAGCTGTCGGGGTGCCGCTGGGAGTGTGCGCAGTGCTATGCCTGGCACCTGTACGCTGACCATGCTGCGGATTTTGTCGGTGGCGGCGATTTTTGACTGTTGGGTAAACTGGAGAATAAGCTGGTTGTGTGGCATCCGGGCGCGGACCGCAAGGACGAATGCGCCAGACTGGAACAGCCCCGGTTCGTTGACAGTCGCCAGATACACTCCTTCGGTGTAAACGAGCGGTAGGTTCTGGGCTCGGGGTTGCAGGACAATATTGAGTGCCCGCCGTAACTCCGGGATTACCGTTTTGAAGGAATACGTCAGATCACGATGATCGTAGGGCTCCACCTTGCAGGGCAAACGGCTGTTCTCAGTAAAAGTCATCAGCTCACCCAGCAACTGAGTAAGATCCAGATAAAAAGTCTCAGGGTGCAGAGTGTGCAGGCGAGCGCGATGCGAGAAATGCATCTGGCTGCGGTTAAGCAACTGTAACATCATAAATTCCGCCACATCCGCGATACCACTCTGCTCCGGCGAGCCAATACGTTTCGCCAAATCTACCGCGCGGGTAGCGATCATCCCCTGCACGTCTCCGGCAAACCGGTTCAGCACGGGACTGACGCGCAGCGTCTGGCAGGTCGGGATAAAATCCTCGTCCAGCACTAGCGCTCCCCCAGGTTGTCCGCTGCGGATACGGCACAGAGGCAGCACAACCATTGCGCTAAGATCCTCCGCACCGCTGACAATTCTGAACGCCAACTGGCCCAGCGTCAGCGACTGTACATCGCCATCATCGGTATGCACGTCGCGCACCTCAGTCAGCATCACACTGTAGCGTTCCGAACTCTGACCAGCGCTGCGTAACCCCTTAACTTCACTGATGTTATGGGAGGCAACAGGCAGCGCCAGATAGATATCATGACTTCCTGGTGTCGTTAGCGCACCGGGCTGAAACGGCAACGGTAGCAAATCTTGATCGGGAATACGGAACACTGTGCCGTCAGGCATACAGCCTGCCGCGCGATCAATCATCACCTTTCCTTGTGCAAGCAATTCGATGTTCAGCGACAGCGTCGTGAATCCCCAGGAAAAATCTCCCAGTGCCTCCAGCCGTTCACACAGCATGGCATCGTTATGGCGCTGCTGTTGCTGAAAATGCTGTGGCAGTGCGAACATACCCTCCTGCCAGAGCACCCGGTTTTTCATTGTAGCCATCGTCAGTTATCCTCTGATTTCATTTCAATACTGTTCTGTCGCACATGAACCAGCAGGCGGTATTGATGCCCGGTTCCTTCCACTGGCGTTATTTGCTTCCATTCACTGGTCTGATCGTCGGAAAAGTAAGCAACGATGCTGATAAACCGTGTTTTTGTATCCAGCTTTACGGCTGGGAGCGTTTTTAGGGTATCCGGCAGCAGGGTAAAATCCTGATGGTCGAGATAGTTTTTACCCAGCGCATCAGGTAGCGGTGTGGAGGCCAGCAGGTCGTAATCCGCTGCCTGTAATTTCGAGTCATCGCTCAGGTACACCAGCTGTACATCAACGGGGGCGCCCTCACCTGCACTATTCAGATTGGTGTCCGGTTCCGTCAGCAGCGTGACGGTCAGTTCAGAAGGTTGTTCCTTCATGTCGCCGACCTGAACATCAGGATCGGCGATGACCTGGCCTATCTTTTTGCTCATTGTGCAACCGCTCAGCGCGCCCGCTAGCACAAGCACCAGCATGACGAAAACCCATCTCATCCTTCCAGTTCCCGCTGCTTTTCGCGTAATACCCGGTCATAAACCTGGGCGTAAACCTCGTTAAAAAGCATGGCAAATCCCTGCTGGCGGTCCGACGACAGCTCATCGTAATAATGACGGTACATGCTCCATGCCCCGGCATCGTCCAGTTCCCGGCGCAGTTCATGACTGCGCCGGTACTGAACAAAACGGCGTAACAGGCTCTGTGGCGAGAACGCGTCAAGCATCACCCGCAATGCTTCAGAAATCGCCGCCCGATTGGCCTCTTCATGATGACGGACGTTACGCAGGCTCTCGCGAATGGCGGCAGGAGCGGCAAGATGCACCGGACTTTTGCCTTCGGAAAACATCACTTCCAGCGCAGTGGCGTAGTCCAGGCTGAGGCGCAGCGGGTTATCCTCCAGCGGACGCAGGTGTTTGTCCGACAAGCTGTTCTGGCTGTGTTGCAGGTCAAGAAGCCCTTGAATGGCCGCCTGCAAAGCTCGTCCGGTCTCTTCCAGAAAGGCATCGGCATCCTGTGAATTTTGTATGCTGAGCGTGCTCCCCAGCCCGCGCAGCAACGGCGTCACTGCAAGGTGCTTTTGTGCCATCTCCTCTGGGGAGAATTCATCACCCTCTCTGGGATCGGCGTAAACCGGTGGTAGATCCATAAATGACATATCGATCCCACCATTCGCCTTCAGATCGGACAGTGGCACCGTACGCTGCCCATAAGTTGCAGCTGGTGACGC encodes:
- the tssM gene encoding type VI secretion system membrane subunit TssM — translated: MFRIPTPRMFSGMRTMLRPAMPRLKVSAGWLLALAWIVLLVWIWWKGPAWTLYGEQWLKPLTNRWLATTVWGLLALIWLTVRVVKRLQFIEKQQKQQRQEVQDPLAIAINRQQHYLDRWLLRLHRHLDSSRYLWQLPWYVVSGPAGSGKTSLLREGFPADIIYTPDALRGTEHRVCITPYVGKQAVVFDTDGALTETNDGDILHRRLREQWLGWLVQKRTRQPLNGLILTLDLPDLLTADKRRHEKLVQMLRTRLQEVRQSLHTRLPVYIVLTKLDLLTGFSSWFQALDRRDRDRILGVTFTRNAHESDDWRTELNAFWEAWGLQMNEALVDQMLIQSSSARSAAFSFSRQIQGAGEVIASLLDALLDAEHQDIWLRGVYLTSSLQRGQMDDIFTQSAARQYGLQSDSLTAWPLVDSTPYFSRTLFSEVLLAEPNFAGENRLWLAGSRRRMSIFTGCGAVIALVLAGGWHHWYNENYRAGLNVLAQAKSFMDVPPPQGTDESGQLQLPLLNPVRDATLAYGDWGDRSRFADMGLYQGRRVGPYVEQTYLHLLEQRYLPSLFNGLMKDLNNAPPESEEKLAVLRVIRMLEDKSGRNDEVVKQFMARRWSEQFHGKQDIQAQLMSHLDYALAHTDWHAQRQIGDADAINLWMPYDRTVAAAQKELSKLPVYQRVYQSLKTRALGVLPADLSLRDQTGPTFDKVFVSADDTRLIIPQFLTRYGLQSYFVKQRDELVTLTAMDSWVLALTRNVTYSDADRTEIQRQLTEQYISDYTATWRAGMDNLNVRNYESLKEVTGALEQIISGDQPFQRVLTALRDNTRSLILPEKLDEKARAEAQAEPDWRLFNRLGHEFAQENSTLEEQKDKGSTLQAVYQQLTELHRYLLAIQNAPVPGKSALKAVQLRLDQNSSDPIFTTRQMAKTLPAPLERWVSKLADQAWHVVLIEAVHYMELDWRDNVVKTFNSQLADKYPFNPRAKDDASLDAFERFFKPEGVLDTFYQQNLKLFVENSQVINEDDNVVIREDVLTQLDSAQKIRDIFFSRQNGLGTQFAVETLSMSGNKRRSVLNLDGQLVDYTQGRSFTAHLVWPNSMREGNESKLTLVGVGGNAPRSIAFNGPWAQFRLFGAGQLTSVQDGSFTARFSVDGGTMTYRVHTDTQDNPFAGGLFSQFRLPDTLY
- the tssA gene encoding type VI secretion system protein TssA produces the protein MDIQNPKVWLSHLLENLPEDKQASKLSDDNPQWEYIDSEIVKLGSLNHAQLDVPELQQRGLALLASESKDIRLVSHLLRTLQHAGDYLLALRMLTQYVSHYWAIAWPQSAVNKKRFAEQILKRFEPGIAGFATTATPDLCDALLGELAKLALCWQEVGAQELATSTDNLSGLYQRVFHEGGPAVSAQSAATPASIPAATVEKAPVSEVTVESHDDKAWRDTLLKVAAILCERLPASAHGYRLRRHALWQNITSAPQAESDGRTQLAAVSTDMVADYQARFVRADITLWQQVEQSLLLAPYWLDGHHLSASIAQSLGHREVAQAIRDEARHFLMRLPALDALLFNDRSPFIGNATRQWLSDESQASVASVAAADDTTQQVWQCHQEQGLEAALAWLEQLPAGGPRIHFYREYLTAQLLDASGMATTARQHYHTLYQAARHYTLADWEPELLQQLENRSRG
- the vasI gene encoding type VI secretion system-associated protein VasI → MRLSACWLLPLLLVTSPLFAGDEQVTLDAMNVCRKESAALERLDCYDRILTPVQTQGFAGALVKARYDGEAWTRALEQEKQRMDNSTGLLITRTEGERPTVIITTPAIGSLPPRPVLMFSCVDNITRMQVALAVPRRENDIPLVLRTDKGQFRSRWFVRENGFLLEASRGLSGIDEIKQLFGAKTLTLDTGVGNAAGKLTFNIDGLAQTIAPLRDACHWAGE
- the tssH gene encoding type VI secretion system ATPase TssH, with protein sequence MIQIDISSLVKRLNIFSRQALEMAATACMSQQSTEITVSHVMSQMLAIPRCDLRVIIERAEIDVAELEQALTVEHYATTRYADSYPAFSPLLVDWLRDGWLLASTEMQSGDLRGGILLLALLHSASRYVPPEAARLLTGINRERLQQDFADWTRESAESVDMSSNNGITRAVGSDDSLLARYAKNMTEDARNGKLDPVLCRDNEIDLMIDILCRRRKNNPVVVGEAGVGKSALIEGLALRIVAGQVPDKLKNTDIMTLDLGALQAGASVKGEFEKRFKGLMSEVIQSPVPVIMFIDEAHTLIGAGNQQGGLDISNLLKPALARGELKTIAATTWSEYKKYFEKDAALSRRFQLVKVSEPTSAEATVILRGLASVYEQSHGVLIDDDALQAAATLSERYLSGRQLPDKAIDVLDTACARVAINLSSPPKQISALTTLCHQFDAEIRQLEREIRIGLRTESVRLDEVRVQHETSQTELRSLDAAWRQQQTLVQEIIALRKGLLEDAKSHSDEEREQPEPNTIPAVRLAELSAELDVLHHTQQLVSPHVDKKQIAAVIAEWTGVPLNRLSQNEMSVITELPQWLGETIKGQELAIKHLHKHLLTARADLRRPGRPLGAFLLAGPSGVGKTETVLQLAELLYGGRQYLTTINMSEFQEKHTVSRLIGSPPGYVGYGEGGILTEAIRQKPYSVVLLDEVEKAHPDVLNLFYQAFDKGEMADGEGRIIDCKNIVFFLTSNLGYQVIVEHADCPDAMHDALYPVLADFFKPALLARMEVVPYLPLSRETLSVIITWKLVRLDRVLRSRFGAEVIIKPEVTDEIMSRITRTENGARMLESVIDGDMLPPLSLLLLQKMASNTAVALITLDVQDGVFTAEVEDAVTQEEGAV
- the icmH gene encoding type IVB secretion system protein IcmH/DotU; protein product: MSEFVLPPESDSFPPGRQYRLILRGNSLNPMIDAATPLLGMVMRLSGMNSQMMPEHLFAQVVTDVQAVEQLLQEQGYEPGVIVSFRYILCTFIDEAALGNGWSNKNEWIKQSLLVHFHNEAWGGEKVFILLERLMREPKRYQDLLEFLYLCFSLGFRGRYKVAEQGQDEFEQIYRRLHHVLHGLRGDAPFPLLHQDKKIQGGRYRLIKRLTIRHILLGGIAVLALVYLFYLLRLNGQTQDILNQLNRLLAR
- the tssK gene encoding type VI secretion system baseplate subunit TssK: MATMKNRVLWQEGMFALPQHFQQQQRHNDAMLCERLEALGDFSWGFTTLSLNIELLAQGKVMIDRAAGCMPDGTVFRIPDQDLLPLPFQPGALTTPGSHDIYLALPVASHNISEVKGLRSAGQSSERYSVMLTEVRDVHTDDGDVQSLTLGQLAFRIVSGAEDLSAMVVLPLCRIRSGQPGGALVLDEDFIPTCQTLRVSPVLNRFAGDVQGMIATRAVDLAKRIGSPEQSGIADVAEFMMLQLLNRSQMHFSHRARLHTLHPETFYLDLTQLLGELMTFTENSRLPCKVEPYDHRDLTYSFKTVIPELRRALNIVLQPRAQNLPLVYTEGVYLATVNEPGLFQSGAFVLAVRARMPHNQLILQFTQQSKIAATDKIRSMVSVQVPGIALRTLPAAPRQLPYHDGYVYFELEKGSSAWQDVVKAGALAMHISGNFPELDMQLWAIRG
- the tssJ gene encoding type VI secretion system lipoprotein TssJ, translated to MRWVFVMLVLVLAGALSGCTMSKKIGQVIADPDVQVGDMKEQPSELTVTLLTEPDTNLNSAGEGAPVDVQLVYLSDDSKLQAADYDLLASTPLPDALGKNYLDHQDFTLLPDTLKTLPAVKLDTKTRFISIVAYFSDDQTSEWKQITPVEGTGHQYRLLVHVRQNSIEMKSEDN